In Polaribacter sp. Hel_I_88, the following proteins share a genomic window:
- a CDS encoding site-specific DNA-methyltransferase, with product MSTTQKVTGNIQPPNKDVEILKQNFPNCFDKNGDFDFDKFKTQLSANEINFSTESYGMDWLGKSYARLLATDETNTLLKEDEAFNQKEANATSENLLIKGDNLEVLKHLSNAYYEKIKMIYIDPPYNTGSDGFVYEDDRKFDVPTLMELSGVSEERAKRILSFTQSKSNSHSAWLTFMYPRLYIAKHLLKEDGVIFISIDDNEVAQLRLLMDEIFGEENFLGQISRLTGTPTGQGTNGLVSEFDYILVYSKSSKMEFYGLPFNEKDKNIYNQEDSKGKYLTRPLRKTGGEDRRGDRPSMYFSLASPDGEEILPIGPTGYESRWRCSKSKYEEFKLNNLIEWKKTKSKTELKETWKPYLKFYLEGRLKQASNLWKDIDGNKKASVDLKNLLNGKYFDFPKPVELLQKCIEISIGKENSIILDFFAGSGTTGDAVMQLNAEGNGKRKFILVQLPEIIDPKSNKTAYDFVKNDLKVEIPTIFDITKERLLRASKKIKEETLKIKILEKQKEIKDLEGQLNIDQKDEKIKEIEVQIKELQKQDVGFKIFETMPIWDDYNFEAEELDAKQMQLFDESKLTKEDIKALLITWKTNDTVPLTENFIEVDLNGYTANYVSNKLYLMDKGFKTDTLKTLLEKIDSDTNFNPTTIIAFGYHFESKNLREISENVKSFANKKSIDIDFITRY from the coding sequence ATGAGCACAACACAAAAAGTAACAGGCAACATACAACCACCAAATAAAGATGTAGAAATTCTAAAACAAAATTTCCCAAACTGTTTTGATAAAAATGGCGATTTTGATTTTGATAAATTTAAAACCCAACTTTCTGCAAACGAAATAAACTTTTCTACAGAAAGTTATGGAATGGATTGGCTGGGTAAAAGTTATGCGCGTTTATTGGCTACAGACGAAACCAATACTCTTTTAAAAGAAGATGAAGCTTTTAACCAAAAAGAAGCAAACGCAACCTCTGAAAACCTACTCATAAAAGGCGATAATTTAGAAGTGCTAAAGCATTTAAGCAATGCCTATTATGAGAAAATTAAAATGATTTACATAGATCCACCTTATAATACAGGTAGTGATGGTTTTGTATATGAAGATGATAGAAAATTTGATGTGCCAACCTTAATGGAACTTTCTGGAGTAAGTGAAGAACGTGCCAAACGAATTTTAAGTTTTACACAAAGTAAAAGCAACTCTCATTCTGCTTGGCTAACCTTTATGTATCCTCGTTTATATATTGCGAAACATCTTTTAAAAGAAGATGGTGTTATTTTTATTTCTATTGATGATAATGAAGTTGCGCAATTGCGTTTGTTGATGGATGAGATTTTTGGTGAAGAGAATTTTTTAGGTCAAATTAGTAGGTTAACTGGTACACCAACAGGTCAAGGCACTAATGGTTTAGTTTCCGAGTTTGATTATATTTTAGTGTATTCTAAAAGTTCTAAAATGGAATTCTATGGCTTACCTTTTAATGAGAAGGATAAGAATATATATAATCAAGAGGACTCAAAAGGAAAATATTTAACACGTCCTTTAAGGAAAACAGGTGGTGAGGACAGAAGAGGAGATAGACCAAGTATGTATTTTTCTCTTGCCTCTCCTGATGGAGAAGAAATATTACCTATTGGACCCACTGGTTATGAAAGCAGATGGAGGTGTTCTAAATCTAAATATGAAGAATTTAAATTAAATAATTTGATTGAATGGAAAAAAACTAAATCAAAGACTGAACTTAAAGAAACTTGGAAACCATACTTAAAATTTTATTTAGAAGGTAGATTGAAACAAGCTTCAAATTTATGGAAGGATATTGATGGTAATAAAAAAGCATCCGTAGATTTAAAAAACTTATTGAATGGAAAATACTTCGATTTTCCTAAACCTGTTGAATTACTTCAAAAGTGTATTGAAATTTCAATAGGAAAAGAAAATTCTATAATCCTCGATTTCTTTGCAGGTTCAGGAACCACAGGCGATGCTGTAATGCAGTTAAATGCAGAAGGTAATGGAAAGCGTAAATTTATTTTAGTACAATTGCCAGAAATCATCGACCCAAAAAGCAATAAAACAGCTTACGATTTTGTAAAAAATGACTTAAAAGTAGAAATACCTACTATTTTTGACATCACTAAAGAACGTTTACTTCGTGCATCAAAAAAAATAAAAGAAGAAACCTTAAAAATTAAGATTTTAGAAAAACAAAAAGAGATAAAAGATTTAGAAGGTCAATTAAATATTGATCAAAAAGATGAAAAAATAAAAGAAATTGAAGTTCAAATAAAAGAACTTCAGAAGCAAGATGTAGGTTTCAAAATATTTGAAACAATGCCAATTTGGGACGATTATAATTTTGAAGCAGAAGAGTTGGATGCAAAACAAATGCAACTTTTTGATGAAAGTAAATTAACCAAAGAAGATATAAAAGCCTTATTAATTACTTGGAAAACGAATGATACAGTACCACTTACAGAAAACTTTATAGAAGTAGATTTAAATGGTTACACAGCCAATTATGTAAGCAACAAACTGTATTTAATGGATAAAGGTTTTAAAACTGATACTTTGAAAACATTGTTAGAAAAAATTGACAGCGATACCAATTTTAACCCAACCACCATTATTGCATTTGGGTATCATTTTGAAAGTAAAAACTTACGTGAAATTAGCGAAAACGTAAAAAGTTTTGCCAATAAAAAAAGTATTGATATCGATTTTATAACACGTTATTAA
- the rhuM gene encoding RhuM family protein: MEKELKIYQAENGAIALKLDSENETIWGTRMQMGEIFGVNPQAISKHLQNIYKEGELQKNATSSKMELVQDESGRKVKRQVDFYNLDAIISVGYRINSKQGTNFRIWATQTLKQHITKGYTINQKILEKNKQQFLHTLEDLKILTQNTKNLETKDVLSLIQSFSSTFFNLENFDKNNFPKSNEIVEIFTSAKELEDDLKTLKKELLQKGEATDLFAQEKKQGSLKGIYGTVFQSVFGQDAYPTTEDKAAHLLYFIVKNHPFNDGNKRSGAFAFIWLLHKANYNFTHKISPETLTTLTLLIATSLPEEKDKMIGLVLLLLKD, encoded by the coding sequence ATGGAAAAGGAGTTAAAGATATATCAAGCAGAAAATGGAGCTATCGCTTTAAAGTTAGATTCAGAAAACGAAACTATCTGGGGAACAAGAATGCAAATGGGTGAAATTTTTGGAGTTAATCCGCAGGCAATTTCAAAGCATTTACAAAACATTTATAAAGAAGGAGAGCTACAAAAAAATGCAACTAGTTCCAAAATGGAACTAGTTCAAGATGAATCTGGAAGAAAGGTAAAAAGGCAAGTAGATTTTTATAATTTAGACGCAATTATATCTGTTGGCTATCGTATTAATTCAAAACAAGGAACTAATTTTCGTATTTGGGCTACCCAAACATTAAAACAACATATTACCAAAGGCTACACAATCAACCAAAAAATATTAGAAAAAAACAAACAGCAATTCTTACACACGTTAGAAGATTTAAAAATTTTAACTCAAAATACTAAAAATTTAGAAACGAAAGATGTGCTGTCTTTAATACAATCTTTTTCGAGTACTTTTTTTAATTTAGAAAATTTTGATAAAAATAACTTCCCAAAAAGTAATGAAATAGTAGAAATATTTACCTCTGCAAAAGAGCTAGAAGACGACTTAAAAACCTTGAAAAAAGAATTATTACAAAAAGGAGAAGCAACAGATTTGTTTGCTCAAGAAAAAAAACAAGGAAGTTTAAAAGGAATTTATGGAACTGTTTTTCAATCTGTATTTGGGCAAGATGCCTACCCAACTACTGAAGATAAAGCAGCACATTTACTCTATTTTATAGTAAAAAATCATCCTTTTAACGATGGCAATAAACGCAGTGGAGCATTTGCATTTATTTGGCTTTTACACAAAGCTAATTATAATTTTACACACAAAATATCACCAGAAACCTTAACAACACTTACCCTATTAATTGCAACTTCTTTACCAGAAGAAAAAGACAAAATGATAGGATTAGTTTTGCTTTTACTTAAAGATTAG
- a CDS encoding alpha-isopropylmalate synthase regulatory domain-containing protein, with the protein MTKRKIEIMDTTLRDGEQTSGVSFSVSEKLTIAKLLVLELKVDRLEIASARVSEGELQAVKKITAWALEHHNIDKIEVLTFVDGGKSIDWMLDAGAKVQNLLTKGSLNHLKYQLKKTPEQHFSDIKATIDLAAKNDIKTNVYLEDWSNGMRNSKDYVFEYLDFLVTQKIERILLPDTLGILTPEETFLYIDEVRTKYPEIHIDFHGHNDYDLGVANVMEAVKAGANGLHLTINGMGERAGNAPMASVLAVIKDFLVDVKITTNEKALHKVSKLVETFSGFRIPVNKPVVGANVFTQTAGIHADGDNKHNLYFNDLMPERFGRKRKYALGKTSGKANIQKNLQDLGISLNDDELKKVTQRIIELGDKKEVVSQDDLPYIISDVLDSDTIEKRVVVENYVLGHAKGMKPSTTLQLIVEGVLYEAHAQGDGQFDAFMNALKKLYKTHSKKELPALIDYAVRIPPGSHSDALCETIITWKKEKNEFITRGLDSDQTVSAIKATEKMLNII; encoded by the coding sequence ATGACCAAGAGAAAGATTGAAATAATGGATACCACATTGCGTGATGGAGAACAAACATCAGGTGTGTCTTTTTCGGTTTCAGAAAAACTAACCATTGCAAAATTACTAGTATTAGAATTAAAAGTAGATCGTTTAGAAATTGCTTCTGCAAGAGTTTCTGAAGGCGAATTGCAAGCTGTTAAAAAAATTACGGCTTGGGCTTTAGAACATCATAATATCGATAAAATAGAGGTGTTAACCTTTGTTGATGGAGGAAAATCCATTGATTGGATGTTAGATGCTGGTGCCAAAGTTCAGAACTTACTAACCAAAGGTTCATTAAATCACTTAAAATATCAACTTAAAAAAACACCAGAACAACATTTTTCAGATATCAAAGCAACCATAGATTTAGCTGCAAAAAACGATATTAAAACAAACGTATATTTAGAAGATTGGAGCAATGGAATGCGAAATTCTAAAGACTATGTTTTTGAATATTTAGACTTTTTAGTTACACAAAAAATAGAACGCATTTTATTACCAGATACTTTAGGAATTTTAACTCCCGAAGAAACATTTTTATATATTGATGAAGTTCGAACAAAATATCCAGAAATTCATATTGATTTTCATGGACATAATGATTACGATTTAGGAGTTGCCAATGTTATGGAAGCTGTAAAAGCTGGTGCAAATGGTTTGCATTTAACCATCAATGGAATGGGAGAACGTGCAGGAAATGCGCCAATGGCTAGTGTTTTAGCGGTTATTAAAGATTTTTTGGTTGATGTAAAAATTACAACAAACGAAAAAGCTTTGCACAAAGTTAGCAAGTTAGTGGAAACTTTTTCAGGATTTAGAATTCCTGTAAATAAACCTGTTGTTGGTGCCAATGTGTTTACACAAACTGCAGGAATTCATGCAGATGGAGATAACAAACACAATTTATATTTCAACGATTTAATGCCAGAACGTTTTGGTAGAAAACGTAAATATGCTTTAGGAAAAACATCTGGAAAAGCAAACATTCAAAAGAATTTACAAGATTTGGGCATCAGCTTAAATGATGATGAATTAAAAAAAGTTACCCAAAGAATTATAGAATTAGGAGATAAAAAAGAGGTGGTTTCTCAAGATGATTTGCCTTATATTATTTCTGATGTTTTAGATTCTGATACTATTGAAAAACGTGTTGTTGTAGAAAATTATGTGTTAGGTCATGCAAAAGGCATGAAGCCATCAACAACGTTACAATTAATTGTGGAAGGTGTTTTATATGAAGCGCATGCACAAGGAGATGGACAATTTGATGCTTTTATGAATGCATTAAAAAAGTTGTACAAAACACATAGTAAAAAAGAATTACCAGCGTTGATAGATTATGCAGTTCGAATTCCTCCAGGAAGTCATTCTGATGCTTTGTGTGAGACCATCATCACTTGGAAAAAAGAAAAGAACGAATTTATTACTCGTGGTTTAGATTCAGATCAAACAGTATCTGCGATTAAAGCTACAGAGAAAATGTTGAATATAATATAG
- the leuC gene encoding 3-isopropylmalate dehydratase large subunit yields MAKTLFDKVWDSHVVRSIKDGPDVFFIDRHFIHEVTSPVAFLGLESRNNAVLYPERTFATADHNTPTINQHLPVEDPLSANQLNALESNAKKHGISHWGLGDKNNGIVHVVGPENGITLPGATIVCGDSHTSTHGAFGAIAFGIGTSEVEMVLSTQCIMQPKPKSMRINVNGKLGLGVTPKDVALYIISQQTTSGATGYFVEYAGEVFEDMSMEGRMTVCNLSIEMGARGGMIAPDAKTYEYLKGRSQTPKGEAWDKAMNYWQTLYTEDDAVFDQEFTYQASDIEPMITYGTNPGMGMGVTKSIPIAESLKGGVETYKKSLGYMSFNEGDSMIGKPIDFVFLGSCTNGRIEDFRGFCSIVKGRKKADNVTAWLVPGSHKVVDQIKAEGLDKIISDAGFVLREPGCSACLAMNDDKIPAGKLSVSTSNRNFEGRQGPGSRTLLASPLVAAASAVSGVVTDPRTLLV; encoded by the coding sequence ATGGCAAAGACATTATTTGATAAAGTTTGGGATTCTCATGTAGTTCGTAGTATAAAAGACGGACCAGATGTGTTTTTTATAGACCGTCATTTTATTCATGAAGTTACAAGTCCTGTTGCTTTTTTAGGATTGGAAAGCAGAAACAATGCTGTACTATATCCAGAACGCACATTTGCAACAGCAGATCATAATACACCAACCATCAATCAGCATTTGCCTGTAGAAGATCCTTTGTCTGCAAATCAGTTAAACGCTTTAGAAAGTAATGCTAAAAAGCACGGAATTTCGCATTGGGGTTTAGGTGATAAAAACAACGGAATTGTACATGTTGTTGGGCCAGAAAACGGAATTACATTACCTGGAGCAACGATTGTTTGTGGAGATTCTCACACATCTACTCATGGTGCTTTTGGTGCAATTGCATTTGGTATTGGAACATCTGAAGTAGAAATGGTGTTGTCTACACAATGTATTATGCAGCCAAAACCAAAATCGATGCGAATTAACGTAAACGGAAAATTAGGGTTGGGCGTTACTCCAAAAGATGTGGCTTTGTATATTATTTCTCAACAAACCACTTCTGGAGCTACAGGTTATTTTGTAGAATATGCAGGCGAAGTTTTTGAAGACATGTCTATGGAAGGTAGAATGACAGTTTGTAATTTATCGATAGAAATGGGTGCAAGAGGAGGAATGATTGCTCCAGATGCTAAAACATACGAATATTTAAAAGGACGTTCTCAAACTCCTAAAGGAGAAGCTTGGGACAAAGCCATGAACTATTGGCAGACTTTATATACAGAAGACGATGCTGTTTTTGATCAGGAATTTACCTATCAAGCATCAGACATTGAGCCAATGATTACTTATGGAACCAACCCAGGAATGGGAATGGGTGTTACAAAATCGATTCCGATTGCAGAAAGTTTAAAAGGAGGAGTGGAAACTTACAAAAAATCTTTAGGATATATGTCTTTTAATGAAGGCGATTCTATGATTGGCAAACCCATTGATTTTGTGTTTTTAGGTTCTTGTACCAATGGTAGAATTGAAGATTTTAGAGGTTTTTGTTCTATTGTAAAAGGAAGAAAAAAAGCTGATAATGTTACAGCTTGGTTAGTGCCAGGTTCTCATAAAGTGGTCGATCAAATTAAAGCAGAAGGTTTAGATAAAATTATTTCAGACGCAGGTTTTGTGTTAAGAGAACCAGGTTGCTCTGCTTGTTTGGCAATGAATGATGATAAAATTCCAGCAGGGAAATTATCGGTTTCAACATCGAACAGAAATTTTGAAGGAAGACAAGGTCCAGGTTCTAGAACGCTTTTAGCAAGTCCATTAGTGGCAGCAGCCTCTGCAGTTAGTGGAGTGGTTACAGATCCTAGAACGCTTCTTGTATAG
- a CDS encoding aspartate aminotransferase family protein encodes MSNLKADFYQYQAQTSSHPFALEVSHAKGSYIYDTSGKKYLDFVAGVSANSLGHNHPKVSEAIKNQVDTYAHVMVYGEFIQQPQVDLCKLLASTLPENLQAVYITNSGTEATEGALKLAKRVTNRSEIIAAKNSYHGNTMGAMSVSGVERQNAAFRPLIPGTKFIAFNCEFCLQQITTNTAAVILETIQGGAGFIEPQNGYLSKVKKRCQEVGALLILDEIQTGIGRTGTFWGFKNYNVVPDIIITGKGLGGGMPIGAFIASSEHMSLLKDNPKLGHISTFAGHPIIAAAALATVTEILDKQYLSESLRKEKIIRKHLQHPVITEIRGKGLMLAAIVESPELAAKIVLKCLDRGLILFFLLFEPKAMRITPPLTISDEELIEGCQLILEVIEEVS; translated from the coding sequence ATGAGTAATTTAAAAGCCGATTTTTATCAATATCAAGCACAAACTTCTTCTCATCCATTTGCCTTAGAAGTTTCTCACGCAAAAGGAAGTTACATCTACGATACTTCTGGAAAAAAATATTTAGATTTTGTTGCAGGCGTTTCTGCCAATAGTTTAGGACACAATCACCCAAAAGTATCTGAAGCTATTAAAAATCAAGTTGATACATACGCACATGTAATGGTTTATGGCGAATTTATTCAACAGCCTCAAGTTGATTTATGCAAACTACTAGCATCAACATTACCTGAAAATTTACAAGCTGTTTATATTACAAATTCTGGAACAGAAGCTACAGAAGGTGCTTTAAAATTAGCAAAAAGAGTTACCAATAGATCAGAAATTATAGCCGCAAAAAATTCCTATCATGGAAATACAATGGGTGCCATGAGCGTTTCTGGTGTTGAAAGACAAAACGCAGCTTTTAGACCTTTAATTCCTGGCACAAAATTTATTGCTTTTAATTGTGAATTTTGCTTGCAACAAATCACCACAAATACTGCAGCAGTAATTTTAGAAACCATTCAAGGTGGAGCAGGTTTTATTGAGCCTCAAAATGGGTATTTATCCAAAGTAAAAAAACGTTGCCAAGAAGTTGGAGCGTTGTTAATTTTAGATGAAATTCAAACAGGAATTGGACGAACAGGAACTTTTTGGGGATTTAAAAATTATAATGTTGTGCCAGATATTATAATTACAGGAAAAGGTTTGGGTGGTGGAATGCCAATTGGCGCTTTTATAGCATCTTCAGAACATATGAGTTTGCTAAAAGACAATCCTAAACTTGGTCATATTTCTACCTTTGCTGGGCATCCCATAATTGCTGCTGCTGCTTTGGCAACTGTTACAGAAATTTTAGACAAACAGTATCTTTCTGAAAGTTTGCGCAAAGAAAAAATCATTAGAAAACACTTACAACATCCAGTCATAACAGAAATACGAGGAAAAGGTTTAATGTTGGCTGCTATTGTTGAATCGCCAGAATTAGCTGCAAAAATTGTTCTAAAATGTTTAGACAGAGGCTTAATTTTATTCTTCTTGTTATTTGAACCAAAAGCCATGAGAATTACACCTCCACTAACCATTTCTGATGAAGAATTGATAGAAGGTTGTCAACTAATTTTAGAAGTTATAGAGGAAGTTTCTTAA
- a CDS encoding OstA-like protein, which produces MKRIFFLLLTFSALFSFSQTEEKGTRKIEYKAEIQEADEEKYPGATVLIGNVQMNHEGIDLTCQQALYYRKENFFKAIGNVFIKQGDTITQTSDYADYDANAKQALSWGNVVLKDPTMTLTTDTLQFDRINQKLYYQSYATIKDETNTLKSKYGNYYLEDKKFIATTRVTVVNPEHNLESNHLNYYTETGHTYLYGPSTITNTQNKNKIYCEKGFYDTKTDISYFLDNAKIYSEERTIEGDSLYYDKKRGFASATNNIQIIDTVQNFISRGNYAELYELKDSLYIIKKAVAISIIDKDSMFIHGDTLLVTGKPKKRIVRTYHNVKIFKSDLQGKCDSIHTNQTTGYTKMYRDPVIWSDQNQITGDSIYLQSNTETEKLDSLKVFNNAFIISKDSLSKDNFNQIKGRNMYGKFLENKLKTLFVAGNAESVYFNRNEETGVLETITKEISSNIEFVFDKGEIESIKYLKASEGKTYPPSMYPDEDRKLKDFIWREDEQPKKMEDIFIKDKNDGEKPPLKNKSLKKSAVISQEKKKVSTLQNNE; this is translated from the coding sequence TTGAAAAGAATCTTTTTTTTATTGCTAACTTTTTCTGCATTATTTTCTTTTTCTCAAACAGAAGAGAAAGGAACTAGAAAAATCGAATACAAAGCTGAAATTCAAGAAGCTGACGAAGAAAAATATCCTGGAGCAACTGTACTGATTGGAAATGTACAAATGAATCATGAAGGGATTGATTTAACTTGCCAACAAGCTTTATATTACAGAAAAGAAAACTTTTTTAAAGCAATTGGAAACGTTTTTATCAAACAAGGAGATACCATTACCCAAACAAGTGATTATGCAGACTATGATGCGAATGCTAAACAAGCACTTTCTTGGGGAAACGTAGTTTTGAAAGATCCAACAATGACGTTAACAACTGATACTTTACAGTTTGACAGAATTAATCAAAAGCTGTATTACCAAAGTTATGCTACTATAAAAGACGAAACCAATACCTTAAAAAGTAAATACGGAAATTATTATTTAGAGGATAAAAAATTTATTGCCACTACAAGAGTTACAGTTGTAAATCCTGAACATAATTTAGAGTCCAATCATTTAAATTATTATACAGAAACTGGGCACACGTATTTGTATGGACCATCAACAATTACAAACACACAAAACAAAAACAAAATTTATTGCGAAAAAGGGTTTTATGATACCAAAACCGATATTTCCTATTTTTTAGACAACGCAAAAATATATTCTGAAGAAAGAACAATTGAAGGTGATAGTTTGTATTATGATAAAAAAAGAGGTTTTGCATCTGCCACTAACAATATTCAAATTATTGATACTGTTCAAAATTTTATTTCTAGAGGAAATTATGCTGAACTTTATGAATTAAAAGATTCCTTATACATCATTAAAAAAGCGGTTGCTATTTCAATTATTGATAAAGATTCCATGTTTATTCATGGTGATACTTTGTTGGTTACTGGGAAACCAAAAAAACGAATTGTAAGAACCTATCACAATGTAAAAATATTTAAATCGGATTTGCAAGGAAAGTGCGATTCTATCCACACAAACCAAACAACTGGTTATACAAAAATGTACAGAGATCCTGTAATTTGGTCGGATCAAAATCAAATTACGGGCGATAGTATTTATCTACAGTCTAATACAGAAACTGAAAAACTAGATTCTTTAAAGGTTTTTAACAATGCGTTTATCATTTCTAAAGATTCATTATCTAAAGACAATTTCAACCAAATAAAAGGTAGGAATATGTATGGAAAATTTTTAGAAAACAAGCTCAAAACATTGTTTGTAGCAGGAAATGCAGAATCTGTTTATTTCAATAGAAACGAAGAGACTGGTGTTTTAGAAACCATCACCAAAGAAATCTCTAGCAATATTGAATTTGTTTTTGATAAAGGTGAAATTGAATCCATTAAATATTTAAAAGCTTCAGAAGGTAAAACCTATCCTCCTTCTATGTATCCTGATGAAGATAGAAAACTAAAAGATTTTATTTGGAGAGAAGATGAACAACCTAAAAAAATGGAGGATATTTTTATCAAAGATAAAAATGATGGAGAAAAACCACCGTTAAAAAATAAATCTTTAAAAAAATCAGCGGTAATTAGTCAAGAGAAAAAGAAAGTTTCAACGTTGCAAAATAATGAGTAA
- the leuD gene encoding 3-isopropylmalate dehydratase small subunit gives MAYDKFTTLTSTAYPLPIENVDTDQIIPARFLKATERVDFDTNFFRDWRYNQDGTPKADFPLNKEIYAGSKILVGGRNFGSGSSREHAAWSVYDFGLRCVISSAFADIFKNNCLNVGVLPVQVSEGFADQLFDAIMADPKTEIKVDLPNQTVTLVATGASESFEINTYKKDNMLNGFDDIDYLKNIENEIVDFAKTRPF, from the coding sequence ATGGCATACGATAAATTTACAACGCTAACAAGTACAGCATATCCATTACCAATTGAGAATGTAGATACAGATCAAATAATTCCTGCTCGATTTTTAAAAGCGACAGAACGTGTTGATTTTGATACCAACTTTTTTAGAGATTGGAGATACAACCAAGATGGAACACCAAAAGCAGATTTTCCTTTAAACAAAGAAATTTATGCAGGTTCTAAAATTTTGGTAGGTGGTAGAAACTTCGGTTCAGGTTCTTCAAGAGAACATGCAGCTTGGTCTGTGTATGATTTTGGATTACGTTGTGTAATTTCATCGGCTTTTGCAGATATTTTTAAGAACAACTGTTTAAATGTTGGGGTTTTGCCTGTACAAGTTTCTGAAGGTTTTGCAGATCAATTATTTGATGCAATTATGGCAGATCCAAAAACGGAAATCAAGGTTGATTTACCAAACCAAACAGTTACTTTAGTTGCAACTGGTGCTTCAGAATCTTTTGAGATTAATACCTATAAAAAAGACAATATGCTAAATGGTTTTGATGATATTGATTATCTAAAAAACATTGAAAACGAAATTGTTGATTTTGCAAAAACAAGACCTTTTTAA
- the leuB gene encoding 3-isopropylmalate dehydrogenase, producing MKLNIALLAGDGIGPEVIDQAVKVSDAIAKKFNHEITWKPALTGAAAIDAVGEPYPDSTHEICASSDAVLFGAIGHPKFDNDPSAKVRPEQGLLKMRKKLGLFANVRPTFTFPSLLDKSPLKRERIEGTDLVFLRELTGGIYFGEKGRRDDGETAFDNCVYTRAEVIRLAKKGFELAMTRSKKLCCVDKANVLETSRLWRETVQAMEKDYPEVAVSYEFVDAVAMRLVQWPNSYDVLITENLFGDILTDEASVISGSMGLMPSASLGSDIGLFEPIHGSYPQATGLNIANPMATVLSAAMMFENFGLQAEGKAIRDAVNSALEKGIVTEDLADGAKSYGTKEVGDWLAANI from the coding sequence ATGAAATTAAATATCGCATTATTAGCAGGAGATGGAATTGGTCCTGAAGTAATAGACCAAGCAGTAAAAGTATCAGATGCTATTGCAAAGAAATTCAATCATGAAATTACTTGGAAACCAGCTTTAACTGGAGCAGCAGCCATTGATGCTGTTGGAGAACCTTATCCAGATTCTACACACGAAATTTGTGCGTCTTCAGATGCAGTTTTATTTGGAGCTATTGGGCATCCAAAGTTTGATAATGATCCATCAGCAAAAGTTCGTCCAGAGCAAGGATTGTTAAAAATGCGTAAAAAATTAGGGTTGTTTGCCAATGTTCGTCCTACGTTTACATTTCCTTCTTTGTTAGATAAATCGCCTTTAAAAAGAGAACGCATTGAAGGAACTGATTTGGTTTTTTTACGTGAATTAACAGGAGGAATTTATTTTGGTGAAAAGGGTAGAAGAGATGATGGAGAAACTGCTTTTGACAATTGTGTGTACACAAGAGCTGAAGTAATTCGTTTGGCAAAAAAAGGTTTTGAATTGGCAATGACGCGTTCTAAAAAATTATGTTGTGTAGATAAAGCTAATGTTTTAGAAACATCAAGATTATGGAGAGAAACTGTGCAAGCAATGGAAAAAGACTATCCAGAAGTAGCCGTTTCTTATGAGTTTGTAGATGCAGTAGCTATGCGTTTAGTTCAATGGCCAAATAGTTATGATGTTTTAATTACTGAGAATTTATTCGGCGATATTTTAACAGATGAAGCATCTGTGATTTCAGGTTCTATGGGTTTAATGCCAAGTGCTTCTTTAGGTTCTGATATTGGTTTGTTTGAGCCAATACATGGTTCTTATCCACAAGCAACAGGTTTAAATATTGCAAATCCAATGGCTACAGTTTTATCTGCAGCAATGATGTTTGAAAACTTTGGTTTGCAAGCAGAAGGAAAAGCTATTAGAGATGCTGTGAACAGTGCTTTAGAAAAAGGAATTGTAACAGAAGATTTAGCTGATGGTGCAAAAAGTTATGGAACTAAAGAAGTTGGAGATTGGTTAGCAGCCAATATTTAG
- a CDS encoding helix-turn-helix domain-containing protein — protein sequence MNRIKEVLKEKGISQKWLAEKMDKSYPTINEYARNIRQPSIQDLYKIAEILQINAKDLLIDSQNNTGK from the coding sequence ATGAACCGAATAAAAGAAGTTTTAAAAGAAAAAGGAATTAGCCAAAAGTGGCTTGCAGAAAAAATGGACAAAAGTTACCCAACCATTAATGAATACGCAAGAAACATAAGACAACCAAGTATACAAGACTTGTACAAAATAGCTGAAATACTCCAAATAAATGCAAAAGACTTGTTAATAGATAGCCAAAACAATACTGGGAAATAA